GAGGTTGTTCGCCCGGGTGAAGGCGTAGGCGGCAAAGAACACCCCGAACGCCAGCAGTTCGGCGAGGATGAAGAACCAGATCGCCAGGTCGCCGGCGAGACGCGGGCTGTGGGCGTGTTCTGGCGCGTGTGCCGGCTCGGTGCGGTGCACTGGCGGCAGGACTGTATTTGTCTGTTCCATGCGCACCAGTCTAGGGAAGGGAAAAAGCTTTGAACTTGATCGCGGTTAATTGAGAGACAGTCTCAAGCGAGCGGCGCGCATGCGCGTCAGCCAGCAGCGGGTGACGTCGACCATGCGGCTGGCAAAGCCCCATTCGTTGTCGAACCAGACCATCAGGTTGAGCATCCGCGGTCCGACCATCCGCGTCTGCGCGCCGTCGACGATGGCCGAGTGGGGGTCGTGGTTGAAGTCGATCGAGGCGTGGGGCTCGTCCGAGTACGCGATCAAGTGGCGGTAGCAGCCTTCGGCCGCGGCTCGCAGCAAGCGGTTCACCTCGCGCCCGTCGATGTCGCGCGACAGCGTGAGGACCATGTCGATCGCCGATACGTTGTGCGTTGGAACGCGGATCGCCTTGGCCTGCACGCGGCCGGCCAGGCTCGGCAGCAGGCGTTCGATGCCGCGCGCGAGGCCGGTCGAGACCGGGATGATCGATTGCATCGCCGAGCGGGTGCGGCGCAGGTCGGGGTGATGATAGCCGTCGATCAGCGGCTGGTCGTTCATCGCCGAGTGCAGGGTGGTCAGCAGCGCCTGTTCGATGCCGAACTCGCGCTGCAGCAGATCGAGGACCGGTACGGCCGCGTTCGTGGTGCAGGAGGCGTTCGACACGAGTCTCTCGCTCCCTTCCAGGCTCTCGTGGTTGATGCCGTAGACGATGGTCGCGTCGACATCGTCCGCGCCATTGCCCGGATGCGACAGCAGCAGGCGTGGGCAGCCGGCAGCGAGAAAGCGCTGGAGCTCGGCGCGGCTGCCGTAGCGGCCGGAGCATTCGATGACGAGATCGGGCTCGTATGCCCTCCAGTCCACCGCTTCGGGAGTGGTCGCATGGGTGACGGCGATCGGCTTGCCGTCGATCAGCAGGCAGGCATCGCCGGCGGTGACCGGAGCGGGGAAGCGGCCATGGGTGGAGTCGAAGCGGGTGAGGTAGGCGATGCCGGCGAGATTGGCGGGCTCGTTGATCGCGACCACCTCGAATTCATTCGAGATGCCGGCCTCGTGCAGCGCGCGCAGGTAGCAGCGGCCGATCCGGCCGTAGCCGTTGATGATGAGGCGAAAAGGGGCGCCGGCAACGGGACGGGAGGATGCGCTGGAGCAGGGTGTGGTCACGGTGGGCGGGAGCGAGTGCGACGGGATGAAGCGCTCATTCTATCGCGTCGCCGCGCCGCGCCGGGGTCGGCTGCGTTGGTGCGGGGAGAAAGGAAAAAAGGGCGGCTTGCGCCGCCCTAACCCCTTCCCCTGGCTTACCCAGGAGGTACTACTCTTTCACGGGCGAATCAGGATTTCGCACCCTTGAGTTCGCCTTTCGCGAAGAAGCTGGCGAGATAGACCAGCAGGCCGATGAAGAACACCACGCCGGCCCATTCGCGCATCCAGTAGAACAGCATCACCTGGTCCTGGGCGGCCATGAACGACAGCGGGGTGTCGGACACGCGCTGCAGCCACACCTGGAGGATGCCGGCGGCGGTCAGGAACAGGGTGATGAACACCATGGCGATGGTCATCAGCCAGAACGACCACATTTCCAGCACTTGCGCCTTGCCCGGGTTGGCGGCGCGACCGCGCAGGATCGGCATCGCATAGCTGATCATGGTCAGCACAACCATCACGTAGGCGCCGTAGAAGGCCATGTGACCGTGCGCCGCGGTGATCTGCGAGCCGTGGGTGTAGAAGTTGACCGGAGCCAGGGTGTGCAGGAAGCCCCACACGCCCGCACCGAGGAAGGCCATCACGCCGGTGCCCAGCGCCCACAGCACGGCAGCCTGGTTCGGATGCTCGCGGCGGCGGCGGTTCACCATGTTGAAGGCGAACACGGTCATGGCGAAGAAGGGAATCGGCTCCAGCGCGGAGAAGATCGAACCCCACCACTGCCAGTATTCCGGCGTGCCGATCCAGAAGTAGTGGTGACCGGTACCGATCAGGCCGGTGACCAGCGCCAGGGTGATGATCACGTACAGCCACTTCTCGATCACTTCACGGTCGACACCGGTGACCTTGATCAGCACGAAGGCGAGCATCGAGGCCATGATCAGTTCCCATACGCCTTCCACCCAAAGGTGCACCACCCACCACCAGTAGAACTTGTCGCGGACGAGGTTGACCGGGTTGTAGAAGGAGAACAGGAAGAAGATCGCCAGGCCCCACAGACCCATCAGCAGCACGATGCTGATGACGGTCTTGCGACCCTTCAGCACGGTCATCGTGATGTTGAAGAGGAAGGCCAGGGCGACGACGACGATGCCGATCTTGGTCAGCAGCGGCTGCTCGAGGAACTCCCGACCCATCGTGGCGAGGATGTCGTTACCGGTCGCCGAGGCCAGCGTGGCGTAATCCACCAGCAGGTAGCCGAGGATGGTAGCCGCGCCCGCGACGAGGAAGATCCAGAACATCGCCAGACCCAGCTTCGGGCTGAAGAGTTCGGTTTCCGTCTCCTCGGGGATGAGGTAGTACGCCGCCCCCATGAAGCCGAACAGCAGCCACACGATCAGCAGGTTGGTGTGGACCATGCGGGCCACGTTGAACGGAATCTCCGGAAACAGGAAGTCACCGATGATGTACTGCAGACCCATGATCAGGCCGAAGATGATTTGCCCCACGAACAGCCCGATCGCCGCGATGAAGTAGGGCATGGCGACCGCTTGTGATTTGTATTGCATAAATTGATCCCCTTGTGTCTCCAGATTTCCGGTCAGCCTTCGATGTTCGGCGGCCAGTTGGCGGTGTTGATCTCGGAGGTGTATTTGAGGAACGCCACGATCTGGTCGAGCTCTTCATCGGTGAGATGGAAGTTCGGCATCTGGCGACGGCCCGGGGCGCCGGTGGGCTGGGACATCATCCACGCCTTGATGAACTCCGGTCCGCGGCGCTTGTAGACGTTGCCGAGTTCCGGGGCGAAGTAGGCGCCTTCACCCAGCAGGGTATGGCAGCCCAGACAGTTGCGCGTTTCCCAGATGTGCTTGCCGGCGGCGACTTCGGGGGTGATGTTGTGCCGGTTGTCGCGATTCGGGAGTTCGCGTTCAGTGTCGAAGGTCAGCGCCACCAACAGGAGGAAGAAAAAGACCGTCCCCCCGTAGAAGATGTTTCGCGCCATGGATTTAGTAAAGATACCGCTCATGGAGTACTCCTCATCTCTTGTCTCGTTTTTTCCGAAAAGGTGTCAATCTGTTGCCCGGTTTGTGAAGGGGTACAGCTACCTACGGCAACGCCGATGGTAGGCGAATTCTCGGTGCCGCGCCGGTATGTAACCATGATTTGTATCAAGTGGGCAGAGTGAGAATGGATGGCGGGCGAACAATCATGCATGTCGGGGGCGG
The window above is part of the Thauera aromatica K172 genome. Proteins encoded here:
- a CDS encoding type I glyceraldehyde-3-phosphate dehydrogenase → MTTPCSSASSRPVAGAPFRLIINGYGRIGRCYLRALHEAGISNEFEVVAINEPANLAGIAYLTRFDSTHGRFPAPVTAGDACLLIDGKPIAVTHATTPEAVDWRAYEPDLVIECSGRYGSRAELQRFLAAGCPRLLLSHPGNGADDVDATIVYGINHESLEGSERLVSNASCTTNAAVPVLDLLQREFGIEQALLTTLHSAMNDQPLIDGYHHPDLRRTRSAMQSIIPVSTGLARGIERLLPSLAGRVQAKAIRVPTHNVSAIDMVLTLSRDIDGREVNRLLRAAAEGCYRHLIAYSDEPHASIDFNHDPHSAIVDGAQTRMVGPRMLNLMVWFDNEWGFASRMVDVTRCWLTRMRAARLRLSLN
- a CDS encoding cbb3-type cytochrome c oxidase subunit I codes for the protein MQYKSQAVAMPYFIAAIGLFVGQIIFGLIMGLQYIIGDFLFPEIPFNVARMVHTNLLIVWLLFGFMGAAYYLIPEETETELFSPKLGLAMFWIFLVAGAATILGYLLVDYATLASATGNDILATMGREFLEQPLLTKIGIVVVALAFLFNITMTVLKGRKTVISIVLLMGLWGLAIFFLFSFYNPVNLVRDKFYWWWVVHLWVEGVWELIMASMLAFVLIKVTGVDREVIEKWLYVIITLALVTGLIGTGHHYFWIGTPEYWQWWGSIFSALEPIPFFAMTVFAFNMVNRRRREHPNQAAVLWALGTGVMAFLGAGVWGFLHTLAPVNFYTHGSQITAAHGHMAFYGAYVMVVLTMISYAMPILRGRAANPGKAQVLEMWSFWLMTIAMVFITLFLTAAGILQVWLQRVSDTPLSFMAAQDQVMLFYWMREWAGVVFFIGLLVYLASFFAKGELKGAKS
- a CDS encoding c-type cytochrome, whose product is MSGIFTKSMARNIFYGGTVFFFLLLVALTFDTERELPNRDNRHNITPEVAAGKHIWETRNCLGCHTLLGEGAYFAPELGNVYKRRGPEFIKAWMMSQPTGAPGRRQMPNFHLTDEELDQIVAFLKYTSEINTANWPPNIEG